A section of the Melopsittacus undulatus isolate bMelUnd1 chromosome 3, bMelUnd1.mat.Z, whole genome shotgun sequence genome encodes:
- the GPR63 gene encoding probable G-protein coupled receptor 63 produces MVFSAMLTLAHSGTSNATFIVYENAYTNFTTPQFLLRSGTTQPSRYGSGAVLTTERSTFLVNATAVLPSQEVFRSLSLPFQIILSAAMIFILLVSFLGNFVVCLMVYQKAAMRSAINILLASLAFADMLLAVLNMPFALVTIITTQWIFGDIFCRVSAMFFWLFVIEGVAILLIISIDRFLIIVQRQDKLNPYRAKILIVLSWAASFVVAFPLSVGNPNLQIPSRAPQCVFGYSTSPGYRAYVVVILLISFFIPFLVMLYSFMGILNTVRHNAVRIHSHPDSICLSQASKLGLMSLQRPFQMNIDMSFKTRAFTTILILFLVFIVCWAPFTTYSLIATFNSHFYYKHNFFEISTWLLWLCYLKSALNPLIYYWRIKKFHDACLDLMPKYFKFLPQLPGHTRRRIRPSAIYVCGEHRSVV; encoded by the coding sequence ATGGTTTTCTCAGCAATGTTGACATTGGCCCACTCTGGGACCTCAAATGCTACTTTTATTGTTTATGAAAATGCATATACGAATTTTACCACTCCACAATTCTTGCTTCGTAGTGGCACAACACAGCCGTCGAGATATGGTTCAGGTGCTGTACTCACCACCGAGAGAAGTACTTTTCTGGTAAATGCTACAGCTGTCCTGCCTTCACAAGAAGTTTTCAGGAGCTTGAGTTTGCCATTCCAGATCATTCTTTCTGCTGCTATGATATTTATCCTATTGGTTTCTTTCCTTGGAAACTTTGTTGTTTGCCTCATGGTCTACCAGAAGGCAGCTATGAGATCTGCAATTAATATTCTCTTAGCAAGCCTGGCTTTTGCAGACATGCTTCTGGCAGTGCTGAACATGCCTTTTGCTCTGGTAACAATCATTACCACTCAGTGGATTTTTGGGGATATATTCTGCAGAGTCTCTGCCATGTTCTTCTGGCTTTTTGTCATAGAGGGGGTAGCCATTCTTCTTATTATTAGTATCGACCGATTTCTTATCATAGTTCAGAGGCAAGATAAACTGAACCCTTACCGTGCAAAGATTCTCATTGTGCTTTCTTGGGCGGcatcttttgttgttgcttttccGTTATCAGTAGGGAATCCTAATCTGCAGATACCCTCAAGAGCACCTCAGTGTGTCTTTGGCTACTCGACAAGCCCAGGTTACCGAGCCTATGTGGTAGTTATCTtgctaatttctttttttattccattcctGGTAATGCTGTATTCTTTTATGGGCATACTCAACACCGTCCGCCACAATGCAGTTCGTATCCATAGCCACCCTGATAGCATATGCCTCAGCCAGGCCAGCAAACTTGGTCTCATGAGCTTACAGAGACCTTTTCAGATGAATATTGATATGAGCTTTAAAACTCGTGCCTTCACAACCATCTTGATTTTGTTCCTAGTCTTCATAGTCTGTTGGGCACCCTTCACCACTTACAGCCTTATAGCCACATTCAACAGCCACTTCTACTACAAGCACAACTTCTTTGAGATAAGCACTTGGCTCCTTTGGCTCTGCTACCTCAAGTCTGCACTGAACCCACTGATATACTACTGGAGGATTAAGAAGTTTCATGATGCATGCTTGGACTTGATGCCCAAATACTTCAAGTTTTTGCCACAGCTACCTGGCCATACAAGACGGCGCATTCGACCAAGTGCCATCTATGTGTGTGGGGAGCATCGGTCAGTAGTGTGA